From a single Anaerolineales bacterium genomic region:
- a CDS encoding pitrilysin family protein — MKSNITEVTLKNGMKVMLKEIHTAPIISSWLWYRVGSRDEPTGKTGISHWTEHMMFKGTKKFPANTLDKSISRDGGQWNASTSRDSTRYYETMPADKIDLALRIEADRMRNSIFNEKEVASERTVIISEREGSENEPSFLLSEAVQHTAFRVHPYHHEIIGDMADLRSITRDDLYSHYRTYYVPNNAVLALAGDFDSKTMLKRVRDLFERIPRGPVPPRLARPEPEQKGEIRLTVEGPGETTFTQVAYHCPNATHPDYFPIQVMESLLNGASGLSYKTARLYRALVDKEYAVDVSGWSESTIDPYLYRVTITHRPDGKKVAASISVLDDEFKRLQDSPVSEDEIRRAVKQARAVFAYGSENITHQAFWMGYTSMFSDYRWYTTYLNKLAKVTPQDIQRVAQTYFHPGNRVIGTYIPKGRGA; from the coding sequence ATGAAGAGCAATATCACGGAAGTCACTCTCAAGAACGGCATGAAGGTCATGCTCAAAGAGATTCACACCGCGCCCATCATCTCCTCGTGGCTATGGTATCGCGTCGGTTCGCGTGACGAGCCGACGGGCAAGACCGGCATCTCCCATTGGACCGAGCACATGATGTTCAAGGGGACGAAAAAATTCCCCGCCAACACGCTGGACAAATCCATCTCGCGTGACGGCGGACAATGGAACGCATCCACTTCCCGTGATTCCACCCGCTATTACGAGACCATGCCCGCCGACAAGATTGACCTCGCCCTGCGCATCGAAGCGGACCGTATGCGGAACAGTATCTTTAATGAAAAGGAAGTCGCCTCCGAACGAACGGTCATCATCTCCGAACGGGAAGGCAGCGAGAATGAGCCGTCTTTTCTTCTAAGCGAGGCGGTCCAACACACAGCGTTCCGCGTGCATCCCTATCATCACGAGATCATCGGCGACATGGCGGACTTGCGTTCCATTACTCGCGATGACCTGTATTCCCATTACCGAACGTATTATGTGCCGAACAACGCCGTCCTCGCTCTGGCAGGTGACTTTGACTCGAAGACCATGCTGAAACGCGTCAGGGATTTGTTCGAGCGCATCCCGCGCGGACCTGTCCCGCCGCGTCTCGCCCGCCCTGAACCGGAGCAAAAAGGGGAGATCCGCCTCACGGTGGAGGGACCCGGTGAAACAACCTTCACCCAGGTCGCCTATCATTGCCCGAACGCCACGCACCCGGATTATTTTCCGATTCAAGTAATGGAAAGCCTGCTTAATGGCGCTAGTGGACTTTCCTATAAGACCGCACGTCTCTACCGCGCCCTCGTGGATAAAGAATATGCAGTCGATGTCTCCGGCTGGTCGGAGTCAACCATCGACCCATACCTGTATCGCGTCACCATTACCCATCGTCCCGATGGAAAAAAGGTGGCAGCGTCCATTTCCGTGTTGGATGATGAATTTAAACGTTTGCAGGACAGCCCGGTCTCTGAAGACGAAATCCGGCGCGCCGTGAAACAGGCGCGTGCCGTCTTCGCATACGGCAGCGAGAACATCACCCATCAAGCATTCTGGATGGGCTACACCTCCATGTTCTCCGATTACCGCTGGTACACGACCTATTTGAACAAACTCGCCAAAGTCACACCGCAGGATATTCAGCGTGTGGCACAGACGTATTTCCACCCGGGCAACCGCGTGATCGGAACCTACATCCCGAAAGGCAGGGGGGCGTAA
- the tuf gene encoding elongation factor Tu has protein sequence MAKEKFDRSKPHLNVGTMGHIDHGKTTLTAAITKVAGLGGKGEFKAYDQIDNAPEEKARGITINIAHVEYQTDKRHYAHVDMPGHRDYIKNMITGAAQVDGAILVVAAPDGPMPQTREHVLLARQVEVPSIVVFLNKVDMMDDPELLELVELELRELLSSYGFPGDTTPIVRGSAKNALDSASTDPNAPEYECIKELLRVVDEYIPEPARDKDKPFMMAVEDVFSIKGRGTVVTGRVDRGIAKKGDPIEIVGLRETKSSVITGTEMFHKELDEVVAGDNAGILLRGIERDDVERGQVLVKPGSVTPHKKFLAEVYVLKKEEGGRHKAFFSGYRPQFYVRTMDVTGNITLPEGVEMVMPGDNVNLTVELIVPVALEQGSKFAIREGGLTVGAGVVTKIIE, from the coding sequence ATGGCGAAGGAAAAATTTGACAGGAGCAAACCGCATCTGAACGTAGGGACGATGGGACACATCGACCACGGCAAGACGACGCTGACAGCCGCGATCACGAAAGTGGCGGGGCTGGGCGGCAAGGGTGAATTCAAGGCATATGACCAGATCGACAACGCGCCGGAGGAAAAGGCGCGCGGCATCACGATCAACATCGCGCACGTGGAATACCAGACCGACAAGCGGCACTATGCCCACGTCGACATGCCGGGACACCGCGACTACATCAAGAACATGATCACCGGCGCGGCGCAGGTGGACGGCGCGATCCTGGTGGTGGCAGCCCCGGATGGACCGATGCCGCAGACACGCGAACACGTGCTGCTGGCACGCCAGGTGGAAGTGCCGTCGATCGTGGTCTTCCTGAACAAGGTCGACATGATGGACGACCCGGAACTGCTGGAACTGGTCGAACTGGAACTGCGCGAACTGCTCTCGAGCTACGGCTTCCCGGGCGACACGACCCCGATCGTGCGCGGCAGCGCCAAGAACGCCCTGGACAGCGCCTCGACCGATCCGAACGCCCCGGAATACGAGTGCATCAAGGAACTGCTGCGGGTGGTGGATGAATACATCCCCGAACCGGCACGCGACAAGGACAAGCCGTTCATGATGGCGGTGGAAGACGTGTTCTCGATCAAGGGACGCGGCACCGTGGTGACCGGACGTGTGGACCGCGGTATCGCCAAGAAAGGCGACCCGATCGAGATCGTTGGGCTGCGCGAGACGAAGAGCAGTGTCATCACCGGCACGGAAATGTTCCACAAGGAACTGGACGAAGTGGTGGCAGGCGACAACGCAGGCATCCTGCTGCGCGGCATCGAACGCGACGACGTGGAGCGCGGTCAGGTGCTGGTCAAGCCGGGCTCGGTGACACCGCACAAGAAATTCCTTGCGGAAGTGTACGTGCTGAAGAAGGAAGAAGGCGGGCGTCACAAGGCGTTCTTCAGCGGCTACCGTCCGCAGTTCTATGTGCGCACGATGGATGTGACAGGCAACATCACGCTTCCGGAAGGCGTGGAGATGGTGATGCCGGGCGACAATGTGAACCTGACGGTGGAATTGATCGTGCCGGTGGCGTTGGAGCAGGGTTCGAAGTTCGCCATCCGTGAAGGCGGTCTGACCGTCGGCGCTGGTGTCGTCACCAAGATCATCGAGTAA
- the rplA gene encoding 50S ribosomal protein L1 — protein sequence MAKHGKKYMAAAAKVDIDKVYSAREAVTLAKETSITKFDATIEVHMRTTLDSRQADQQLRDVVVLPNGLGKTVRVLVFAQGEGATAARAAGADFVADDDESLKKIEGGMLDFDVAISTPDAMGKVGRLGRVLGPRGLMPNPKAGTVVAAQDMERAIKEAKAGRVEFRLDKTNNIHVSIGKASFDADKLYENYVALMDAINKSRPSGAKGNFVRRITVASTMGPGVKADPNEHIQGAG from the coding sequence ATGGCAAAACACGGAAAGAAATACATGGCGGCTGCCGCCAAAGTTGATATTGACAAGGTGTATTCTGCCCGCGAGGCGGTTACGCTTGCGAAGGAAACCTCGATCACAAAGTTCGATGCGACCATTGAAGTGCACATGCGCACCACGCTTGACTCGCGTCAGGCGGACCAGCAGTTGCGCGATGTGGTCGTGCTCCCCAATGGCTTGGGCAAGACCGTGCGTGTGCTTGTTTTTGCGCAGGGCGAAGGCGCTACCGCGGCTCGCGCCGCCGGTGCGGACTTTGTTGCGGATGATGATGAGTCTCTGAAGAAGATCGAAGGTGGCATGCTGGATTTTGATGTTGCCATCTCCACGCCCGATGCAATGGGCAAGGTGGGGCGCCTGGGTCGTGTGCTCGGTCCGCGCGGTTTGATGCCGAACCCGAAGGCAGGCACGGTGGTTGCCGCGCAGGATATGGAACGCGCCATCAAGGAAGCCAAGGCGGGTCGTGTGGAATTCCGCCTCGATAAGACCAATAACATTCATGTTTCAATCGGCAAGGCTTCATTCGATGCCGACAAATTGTACGAGAACTACGTGGCGCTGATGGACGCGATCAACAAATCCCGCCCATCCGGTGCGAAGGGTAACTTTGTCCGACGCATCACCGTCGCCAGCACGATGGGACCCGGCGTGAAAGCCGATCCCAATGAACACATACAAGGAGCCGGATAA
- a CDS encoding antibiotic biosynthesis monooxygenase — MYGTIAKFRVKPGVDKNEFKRKMDEFDSSDIPGWVADYIFQMDADSDEYYLVAVFKDRETYLANADDHKQHERYLIFRSFLADDPKWNDGFIISATGPGSRLEAQ, encoded by the coding sequence ATGTATGGAACCATTGCAAAATTCCGCGTAAAGCCCGGCGTAGATAAAAACGAGTTCAAAAGAAAAATGGACGAGTTCGACTCGTCGGATATCCCCGGCTGGGTCGCGGACTATATCTTCCAAATGGATGCGGATTCAGACGAGTATTATCTTGTTGCGGTATTCAAAGACAGGGAAACGTATCTGGCAAATGCGGATGACCACAAACAACACGAACGGTACCTGATCTTCCGTTCCTTCCTGGCAGATGACCCAAAATGGAACGATGGCTTCATCATATCGGCAACAGGTCCAGGGTCCAGACTAGAGGCGCAATAG
- the secE gene encoding preprotein translocase subunit SecE: MAEKAKKVKKSENAVQRYFRETTGELRKVNWPTWPEAKRLTGLVLLVMVVVGIFLSLVDYAGSELIALVLGL, translated from the coding sequence TTGGCTGAGAAAGCAAAAAAAGTCAAGAAAAGCGAGAACGCCGTCCAGCGTTATTTTCGTGAAACCACAGGCGAACTTCGCAAAGTCAACTGGCCCACATGGCCCGAAGCGAAACGCCTGACCGGACTCGTATTGCTGGTGATGGTCGTTGTAGGAATTTTCCTCTCCCTTGTGGATTACGCCGGCAGCGAACTGATCGCTCTCGTACTTGGCTTGTAA
- a CDS encoding pitrilysin family protein gives MPKLKQIPSSLPNPKDIHRVTLSNGITVLARANFNSPSISMGGYLPAGALFESDEKLGLADFVASSLMRGTQTRTFDQIYNELESAGASMGFDSGVHNVSFGGRALAEDLPLLLKLLAESLQSPTFPSDEVERLRAQLLTGLALRAQDTSDMADLIFEQMLFDGHPYSRPTDGFVETVQSITRKEMKEFHRRYYGPRDLVIAIVGGIHPKKAVEEVEKFLGGWQVPGQEDAPPLPPLKPVRRTMKRHHTISGKSQSDLVVGMAGPSRRDPDYMAASLANSVLGRFGMMGRIGDVVRERSGLAYYAYSSLSAGIGPGSWEVNAGVNPSNLKKALGLIEKELQRFVKNGVTKDELADNQAHYIGRLPLSLETNGGVVRALINIHRYDLGLDHYLRYEGLVRKVTRADILAAARKYIDPDRLVIATAGP, from the coding sequence ATGCCGAAATTAAAACAGATACCTTCATCCCTTCCCAACCCGAAGGATATTCACCGTGTGACGCTTTCAAATGGCATCACGGTTCTTGCGCGCGCGAACTTCAACAGCCCGTCCATTTCCATGGGCGGATATCTTCCCGCTGGTGCGCTCTTTGAAAGCGATGAAAAACTGGGTCTTGCGGATTTCGTCGCATCCTCGCTCATGCGCGGCACACAAACCCGCACTTTCGACCAGATCTACAATGAGCTCGAATCAGCCGGCGCGAGCATGGGGTTTGACAGCGGCGTGCATAACGTCAGCTTTGGCGGTCGCGCGCTTGCTGAAGACCTTCCGCTTCTGCTGAAACTGCTCGCCGAATCGCTGCAATCGCCTACATTCCCCAGCGATGAGGTCGAGCGTTTGCGCGCACAGCTTCTCACCGGGCTTGCCCTCCGCGCACAGGACACGTCCGATATGGCGGATCTGATCTTCGAGCAAATGCTGTTCGACGGTCATCCCTACAGCAGACCCACCGACGGTTTTGTCGAGACGGTTCAATCCATTACCCGCAAAGAGATGAAAGAATTTCATCGCCGCTATTATGGACCTCGCGACTTGGTCATTGCCATCGTTGGTGGCATTCACCCGAAGAAAGCGGTCGAGGAGGTGGAAAAGTTCCTTGGCGGCTGGCAGGTTCCGGGTCAGGAGGATGCGCCGCCTCTTCCTCCGCTCAAACCTGTTCGCCGGACGATGAAACGTCACCACACGATCAGCGGTAAATCCCAATCCGATCTTGTGGTTGGCATGGCGGGACCCAGCCGCAGGGATCCCGATTACATGGCGGCGTCTTTGGCGAATTCGGTGCTTGGGCGCTTCGGCATGATGGGGCGCATCGGGGATGTGGTGCGCGAGAGATCGGGCTTGGCATACTACGCCTATTCGAGTTTGAGCGCGGGGATCGGACCCGGCAGTTGGGAAGTGAACGCCGGGGTAAACCCATCCAATTTGAAGAAGGCGTTGGGATTGATCGAAAAGGAATTGCAGCGCTTTGTAAAGAACGGCGTGACAAAGGATGAACTTGCCGATAATCAGGCGCATTACATTGGGCGCCTGCCGCTTTCACTGGAGACGAATGGCGGCGTTGTGCGAGCCTTGATAAATATCCATCGTTATGACCTGGGTTTGGACCATTACCTGCGCTATGAAGGCTTGGTGCGCAAAGTGACCCGCGCGGATATTCTGGCTGCGGCGCGAAAATATATTGACCCAGACCGTCTCGTGATCGCGACGGCGGGACCGTGA
- the rplL gene encoding 50S ribosomal protein L7/L12, with protein MSEKLEKLMEELSTLSVLEAAELVKMLEEKWGVSAAAPVAVAAVGGGAAAAAEPVEEKTEFDVVIKDPGAKKIDVIKVIRQLTSLGLGEAKTLAETSGSKVLSAVGKDAAMDAKKKLEEAGANVVVE; from the coding sequence ATGTCTGAAAAGCTCGAAAAACTTATGGAAGAACTTTCCACCCTTTCCGTCCTCGAAGCGGCTGAATTGGTGAAGATGCTCGAAGAGAAGTGGGGCGTTTCCGCCGCCGCTCCCGTAGCTGTCGCCGCTGTCGGTGGCGGCGCTGCCGCTGCTGCCGAACCCGTTGAAGAGAAGACCGAGTTCGATGTGGTCATCAAGGACCCCGGCGCCAAGAAGATCGACGTCATTAAGGTCATCCGTCAGCTGACCAGCCTCGGTCTCGGCGAAGCCAAGACCCTCGCCGAAACCTCCGGCTCCAAGGTGCTCTCCGCCGTCGGCAAGGATGCCGCGATGGACGCCAAGAAGAAGCTCGAAGAAGCCGGCGCGAACGTCGTCGTCGAGTAA
- the rplK gene encoding 50S ribosomal protein L11 encodes MAKKLKAIVRLQLEAGKANPAPPVGPALASHGINIMAFCKEYNARTSNKPGEVIPAEITIFSDGSFTFVLRTSPAAVLLRKAAKVEKGSGVPNKEKVGKVTRAQIKEIAELKMKDLNAISLEGAMKQIEGTARSMGITITD; translated from the coding sequence ATGGCAAAGAAGTTAAAAGCAATCGTTCGTCTTCAGCTTGAGGCTGGCAAGGCAAATCCTGCGCCTCCGGTCGGTCCCGCGCTGGCAAGTCATGGTATCAACATCATGGCGTTCTGCAAGGAATACAATGCCCGCACATCCAACAAGCCGGGTGAGGTGATCCCTGCGGAGATCACAATCTTCAGCGATGGGTCGTTCACATTTGTGCTTCGCACATCGCCTGCGGCAGTTTTGCTCCGCAAAGCCGCCAAGGTGGAGAAGGGGTCCGGCGTGCCGAACAAGGAAAAGGTCGGCAAGGTAACCCGCGCGCAGATCAAGGAGATCGCAGAGTTGAAGATGAAGGATCTGAACGCGATCTCGCTTGAAGGCGCGATGAAGCAGATCGAAGGCACCGCCCGTTCGATGGGCATTACGATTACCGATTAA
- the rplJ gene encoding 50S ribosomal protein L10, with the protein MAISKQRKEEVLSQYADWIKRSEAVILVEYTGANMKSIDAIRAKIREAGGEFHIIKNTLARRAFAENGLEVPQDYLLKSTAVSFAFTDPASTAKALTDATKGNEFVKVKGGLMGGKALDAAQVKALADMPPLPVMRATLLGVLQAPAGKLVRTIAEPARGLAAVVKAFSEQSGAPAAA; encoded by the coding sequence TTGGCAATTTCAAAGCAACGCAAGGAAGAAGTGCTGTCCCAGTATGCTGACTGGATCAAGCGCAGTGAAGCCGTGATCCTTGTGGAATACACCGGCGCGAACATGAAATCCATCGACGCGATCCGCGCCAAGATCCGTGAAGCCGGAGGCGAATTCCACATCATCAAGAACACGCTGGCTCGCCGCGCGTTCGCAGAGAACGGACTGGAAGTTCCTCAGGATTACCTGTTGAAATCCACCGCGGTCTCATTTGCGTTCACAGACCCGGCTTCCACCGCGAAAGCATTGACCGACGCAACCAAGGGCAATGAGTTCGTCAAGGTGAAGGGCGGTTTGATGGGCGGCAAAGCCCTCGATGCCGCGCAGGTCAAGGCGCTGGCTGACATGCCCCCGCTGCCAGTTATGCGCGCGACATTGCTGGGCGTTTTGCAGGCTCCCGCCGGCAAACTGGTCCGCACGATCGCAGAACCTGCGCGCGGATTGGCGGCTGTCGTCAAGGCGTTTTCAGAGCAGAGCGGTGCCCCCGCCGCCGCGTAA
- a CDS encoding FAD-dependent oxidoreductase, whose product MENQHFVAVIGAGPAGLFGARELANSGVRVALFNRDIKAGGLAEYGIYPEKHTMKEGLRKQFRQALALANIDYYGNVLVGTNGDLTLEDIRAMGFDAVLVSAGAQGTKSLGLPGEDLDGVYHAKDVVYFYNKLPPFSQRQFRFGKRCAIIGAGNVMVDIARHLILAQNVEEITAVVRRGPAEVNFTRDEMKHLITYLDLDEFEREMERVKPALDAIQQDPEIGRHKILDSLSKADPKTSNAKFHFDFLASPTAMYGENGVLTKLEVEDNILTERDGRTSAKGTGSKRLLDVDTVIFAIGDKVDDAFGLPVEWNEFIKNPNPRFPVDGLSYESSVEGVFVGGWSRKASEGLVGYARKDGVNAAKAVLQYLQTKQPAQSSPEAVFAKMRNIGKPVIGKEDIKRLEIAEAEEAKKRGLEEFKFASNEEMLQAMGLIEIA is encoded by the coding sequence GTGGAAAATCAACATTTTGTCGCGGTGATCGGCGCGGGACCGGCGGGGCTTTTCGGTGCGCGTGAACTCGCCAATAGCGGCGTGCGCGTGGCGCTCTTCAACCGTGACATAAAAGCCGGCGGTCTTGCGGAATATGGTATTTACCCCGAAAAACACACCATGAAGGAGGGGCTTCGCAAGCAGTTCCGGCAGGCGCTTGCGCTTGCCAATATCGACTATTATGGAAACGTGCTGGTCGGCACGAACGGTGACCTGACGCTGGAAGACATCCGCGCGATGGGTTTCGATGCGGTGCTGGTTTCGGCGGGAGCGCAGGGAACCAAATCCCTCGGGTTGCCGGGCGAGGATCTCGATGGCGTGTATCACGCCAAGGATGTGGTCTATTTCTATAACAAGCTGCCGCCCTTCAGCCAGAGGCAATTCCGTTTTGGGAAGCGCTGTGCCATCATCGGCGCCGGCAACGTGATGGTGGATATCGCGCGCCACCTCATTCTGGCGCAAAACGTGGAGGAGATCACTGCCGTCGTACGGCGCGGACCTGCCGAGGTGAATTTCACCAGAGATGAGATGAAGCACTTGATCACGTATCTGGACCTTGACGAATTCGAACGGGAAATGGAGCGCGTAAAACCAGCCCTCGACGCGATTCAACAGGACCCGGAAATTGGTCGGCATAAGATTCTGGATTCTCTCTCCAAAGCGGATCCCAAGACCTCGAATGCAAAATTCCATTTCGATTTTCTCGCATCGCCCACTGCCATGTACGGTGAAAACGGCGTGCTGACAAAACTGGAAGTTGAAGACAACATCCTTACCGAAAGGGACGGGCGTACCAGCGCAAAAGGGACAGGCAGCAAACGCCTGCTCGACGTGGATACGGTCATCTTCGCCATTGGCGATAAAGTAGATGATGCGTTCGGTCTGCCCGTGGAATGGAACGAGTTCATTAAGAATCCAAATCCGCGCTTCCCGGTGGATGGCTTATCGTATGAGTCCTCCGTCGAAGGCGTGTTCGTCGGCGGGTGGTCGCGCAAGGCAAGCGAAGGTCTGGTCGGCTACGCCCGCAAGGACGGGGTCAACGCGGCGAAGGCGGTCTTGCAGTATTTACAGACCAAACAGCCTGCCCAGTCAAGCCCTGAGGCGGTCTTCGCAAAAATGCGGAACATCGGAAAACCGGTCATCGGCAAGGAGGATATCAAACGTCTCGAGATCGCGGAAGCGGAGGAAGCAAAAAAGCGCGGACTGGAGGAATTCAAGTTCGCCAGCAACGAAGAAATGCTGCAGGCAATGGGTCTCATCGAAATCGCCTAA
- the acpS gene encoding holo-ACP synthase: MILRTGVDLIDIARIHDAIERHGERFLARVFTQAERRECGGRVASLAGRFAAKEAVAKALGCGIGDVRWLDIEIRSDENKAPYLVLHEEGERLAEELGLTTWSLSLSHTENQAIAFVVAVGE, from the coding sequence ATGATCCTGCGAACCGGCGTTGATCTGATAGATATCGCGCGCATTCACGATGCCATCGAGCGTCATGGAGAACGTTTTCTGGCGCGTGTTTTCACCCAGGCGGAACGGCGCGAATGTGGCGGGCGTGTCGCTTCGCTGGCGGGGCGGTTTGCCGCCAAGGAAGCGGTTGCCAAGGCATTGGGATGCGGCATTGGCGATGTCCGGTGGCTGGATATCGAGATCCGCTCGGATGAGAACAAAGCGCCATATCTTGTTTTACATGAAGAGGGGGAACGGCTGGCGGAAGAGCTGGGGCTGACGACCTGGTCACTCAGTTTGAGCCATACAGAAAATCAGGCAATTGCGTTTGTTGTGGCGGTTGGGGAATAA
- a CDS encoding cytochrome c3 family protein, producing MSTKRMLVLLGLFVVAAVLFTACAGPAGPEGPAGPAGPAGPAGPAGESVSMADLTCTECHNDTAIITRHKANWETSVHGSGAGLAYAGERTDCAGCHDGAAFSEMIAAGLNFSQVESGNAAPTHQDCRTCHQIHVTYTGDDWALETSDPVNLVTSGATFDGGAGNLCANCHQARKYLAGFVDPNDATKYAATARFNTHYSVQVDVLMGLGDFGVEGTPGAHYTMVENTCVGCHMGDNQVHTFEPQIASCQTCHAGAENFDVGGYLTEFDAKYAELEAALLARGMITAEGATVPGSYDAGPAQALFFYNLVHEDGSHGIHNPNYFNALMEMALEALK from the coding sequence ATGTCTACAAAGAGAATGCTAGTTTTACTTGGCTTGTTCGTTGTTGCTGCTGTATTGTTCACAGCGTGTGCCGGTCCTGCTGGTCCAGAGGGTCCTGCTGGTCCTGCCGGTCCTGCTGGTCCTGCCGGTCCTGCCGGTGAATCAGTCTCGATGGCAGATCTGACATGCACAGAATGTCACAACGACACAGCCATTATCACCCGCCACAAAGCCAACTGGGAAACATCCGTGCATGGTTCCGGTGCAGGTCTCGCCTACGCCGGTGAACGCACGGACTGCGCCGGTTGTCACGATGGCGCCGCCTTCAGCGAGATGATCGCCGCAGGCTTGAACTTCAGTCAGGTCGAGTCAGGCAACGCCGCCCCAACCCATCAAGATTGCCGCACCTGTCACCAGATCCACGTCACCTACACCGGCGACGACTGGGCGCTTGAGACAAGCGATCCTGTGAACCTGGTTACCAGCGGCGCAACCTTCGATGGCGGCGCCGGCAACCTGTGCGCCAACTGCCATCAGGCACGCAAATATTTGGCGGGATTTGTGGATCCGAACGATGCCACCAAATATGCCGCCACTGCCCGCTTCAACACCCACTACAGCGTCCAGGTCGATGTGCTCATGGGTCTTGGCGACTTTGGCGTGGAAGGCACACCCGGTGCGCACTACACCATGGTGGAGAACACCTGCGTGGGCTGTCACATGGGTGACAACCAGGTCCATACCTTTGAGCCTCAGATCGCATCCTGCCAGACATGCCATGCCGGCGCCGAAAACTTCGATGTTGGCGGCTACCTGACCGAGTTCGACGCGAAGTATGCAGAACTCGAAGCAGCCCTGCTTGCGCGAGGCATGATCACAGCAGAGGGAGCCACGGTTCCCGGCAGTTATGATGCAGGTCCCGCCCAGGCGCTCTTCTTCTACAATCTGGTCCATGAAGACGGCAGCCACGGCATCCACAACCCGAATTACTTCAATGCCCTGATGGAAATGGCGCTCGAAGCCCTGAAGTAA
- the rpmG gene encoding 50S ribosomal protein L33 — MASKKKDVRPVITLQCSDCKERNYTTEKNRRNDPNRMEFKKYCSRCKKHTVHRETK, encoded by the coding sequence ATGGCATCCAAGAAGAAAGACGTTCGCCCGGTGATCACCCTGCAATGCAGTGATTGCAAGGAACGCAACTACACCACCGAGAAGAATCGTCGTAACGACCCAAATCGTATGGAGTTCAAAAAGTACTGCTCGCGTTGCAAGAAGCACACAGTACATCGTGAAACGAAGTAG
- the nusG gene encoding transcription termination/antitermination protein NusG — protein sequence MDLPEQQEQFEQEPMDEQTEEQAAPADVSASPSDPTPAPAPETQIPADLPPVETIVEGPAWFVIHCYSGYENKVRHNLEQRIETMGMKDMIFDVVIPTQEEIEVKDGKRRTVERHIFPGYVLVNMMLTEESWYVVRNTPGVTGFVGMGNNPTPLRPEEVAQIVKRMEAEAPTVKVTFKVGERVRIVDGPFNDFRGVVAEIDMERTKVRVMVSFFGRETPVELDFLQVEKS from the coding sequence ATGGATCTACCGGAACAGCAAGAGCAATTTGAACAGGAACCGATGGACGAACAAACCGAGGAGCAGGCTGCTCCTGCGGATGTTTCCGCTTCCCCCTCGGACCCGACACCTGCTCCTGCTCCCGAAACACAGATCCCCGCTGACCTGCCTCCCGTCGAAACGATCGTGGAAGGACCAGCATGGTTTGTGATCCATTGTTACTCTGGATATGAGAACAAGGTCCGCCACAACCTCGAACAGCGCATCGAAACGATGGGCATGAAGGATATGATCTTTGATGTGGTCATCCCGACCCAGGAAGAGATCGAGGTCAAGGACGGCAAACGCCGAACGGTGGAGCGCCATATTTTCCCCGGTTATGTGCTGGTGAATATGATGCTCACGGAAGAGTCGTGGTATGTGGTTCGGAACACTCCCGGAGTGACCGGTTTCGTCGGGATGGGCAATAACCCCACGCCCCTTCGTCCCGAAGAAGTTGCGCAGATCGTCAAGCGCATGGAAGCCGAAGCCCCGACCGTAAAGGTGACGTTCAAGGTCGGCGAGCGCGTCCGCATTGTGGATGGACCGTTCAACGATTTCCGTGGCGTGGTTGCCGAGATCGACATGGAACGTACCAAAGTGCGTGTAATGGTCAGTTTCTTCGGACGTGAAACGCCGGTTGAATTGGATTTTCTGCAGGTAGAAAAAAGTTAA